The DNA segment AGCAAAGCCGGCGTGCTCGCACTAACATGCCTTCTCGCCGTTGAGTGGGCCAAGTATGGGATCCGTGTCAATGCCCTGAGCCCAGGGCCCATCATGACGCCTTTGCAGCGCGCTGCCTTCCCTAGCGAGAAACTCCTGGCTGCAAGGAATCGAGCAGTGCCTATGAATCGGCACGGCTTGCCCGAAGAGATGGCTAAAGTCGCGGTCTTTCTCGCTTCCGATGACGCCAGCTATATCACAGGTGCGGACATCACGGCTGATGGAGGATCGCTGGTGAGTATGTTCTACCTAGTTCGCCAACTGGCCGAGTGCGCGTGAGAGCTCGCGCCAGGCTAAGCTCTTTATGCAATCGAGGCAAAAATGTCACTGAAACTCAGCGAAAAAGATCAACGCATGTTACGAGGAGAGTATGGCAAGGCAGCAAAGCTAGCCATGTCTATCCTGGTCAGGATGGCTGAAGTATATGGCGCCGAGGAAATGATCGACGTAAGCCTGGCACACATTGACGGCGTAGGGCTGCTGAGCGAAGCTAGTTTGGAGTTTGCGGAGACTCTAGCTTCATTGGGTGGAAAGGTTTCCATACCGACCACCCTTAACATGGTGCCACTCGACACGCAGCAGTGGCAAAAATGGCACATCCCTGAGGACTATGCCAGTCGTGCCCTCCGTCAGATTCAGGCTTATATTCACATGGGTTGTGTCCCTACCTGTACTTGCGCACCGTATCAAGGCTACCTAACGCCGAGGTTCGGCCAACAAATCGCTTGGGCTGAATCCAATGCAATTGTATTCGCCAATTCTGTCCTAGGCGCAAGAACCAATCGCTATGGGGACTATATAGACATTTGCGCTGCCATCACTGGCAGAGTTCCCAAATACGGCCTGCACCTCACTCCCAACCGCAAGGGCCAGCTCTTGCTGCGCTTGGTGGATATCGAGCCAGAAGCAATGATGAATGACATCTTCTACCCACTATTGGGCCATTTTTTGGGACGCATCGCAGAGGACAAGATCCCGGTCATCGCGGGGCTGCCTGCGCAGGTTAACGATGACCAATTCAAAGCTCTGGGGGCAGCAGCGGCTTCTTCAGGGGCTGTTGCCCTCTTCCATGCGGAGGGGATAACCCCAGAGGCGCCTACTCTGGAACAAGCCTTCCAGAATACGGCCCCAGAAAAGGTCATTCCTGTTCGTCCAGCGGAGTTGGTAGCCGCACTGAGAGAACTCTCCACAGCAAAAGCGGATACCCCACTCGATGCCATTGTCCTTGGCTGCCCCCACTTCTCTTTTGCGGAGTTTCAGCAACTGGCACGTTTGATCGAAGCCCAAGAGGGCCGAACAGTGCACTCAAGAGTGCGGTTTATTGTGCTAACCAATCAGCTCACTTACTCTCTGCTGCAGAGGAGCAACTTGATCACGCTGCTGACGGGCTTTGGCGTCCAAATTGTCTTGGATACTTGCGATTTCCACTGCCCAATACTTTCCCCAACGACGAAAGTGATTATGACCAACTCGGGAAAGCAAGCCTACTATGCCCCTGGCGAGCTGGGAGTGCAGGTTGCCCTTGGGAGCATGGCGGATTGTGTACAATCTGCAGTAGAAGGACATGTTGTTAGGAGAGAAACACTGTGGAAAGAATCATGATTGGGAAACCGGTCATACCTGGTTCAGCAAAGGGAGTAGCTGTAGTATCCAAAGAACCATTGAGCTTGTGGGGCGGCTTGAATGCCTACACCGGAGAGATCATTGACCGGCGACATGAGCGTTCAGGAGCTATTGTTACGGGCAAAGTATTCGTCTTTCCACAAGGCAGGGGCTCTAGCACAGCCAGCGCTATCCTCGTGGAGAGCGTAAAAGCGGGAACAGCCCCAGCCGCTATCATCAACCTAAAAGTGGATCCGATCCTGGCTTTGGGCGCAATTGTGGCTGATGAGCTATATCACAAAACTGTTCCCATCGTTGTTGTATCAGCGGAAGACTTTCAAACGATCCAGGAGGGCGATTATCTGGAGATCACGCTGGACGGCACGATTACCCTCCGTAGGAAGGACAACTTGACCACATGAAGATACATCGTAGGTTGGAGCTATGTCTCCTGACGTAGTGGTAATTGGCGGGGGCATCATTGGCGCTTGCTGCGCCTATTACCTCTCTCTTGCAGGGCTCAGGGTGTACCTTGTGGAGAGGGGTGGAATAGCCTCTGGTTGCTCAGGAGCCTGCCAATTCGGCATCGGACACATTAACTCAGGAATTGGCAGAGACCTAACCATAGCCAGTGGAAAGCTTTATGCTGACCTCGCTGAACAGCTTCCTCTGGATATCGAATACGATCGGGTGGGGAATATTTACATCGCAGATAGCCCTAAGGGCATGAAAGCGTTGGAACGCACTATGCAACTGGTGCAGCGCAGCGGAATGCGTTGCCAGCTCCTAAACGAAAAGGAATTGCACGAGTCGGAGCCTTATTTATCATCTGAGTTAGTGGGAGGGCTTTTCTTCCCGGATGATGCCAAGGTGCAGCCCATTCTAGCTACGCTGGCTTTTGTCAAAGCGGCCAAAGAGAGGGGAGCAACGATCCTGACCTTCACCGAAGTCACAGGCATTGAGCTT comes from the Chloroflexota bacterium genome and includes:
- a CDS encoding aconitase X catalytic domain-containing protein, giving the protein MSLKLSEKDQRMLRGEYGKAAKLAMSILVRMAEVYGAEEMIDVSLAHIDGVGLLSEASLEFAETLASLGGKVSIPTTLNMVPLDTQQWQKWHIPEDYASRALRQIQAYIHMGCVPTCTCAPYQGYLTPRFGQQIAWAESNAIVFANSVLGARTNRYGDYIDICAAITGRVPKYGLHLTPNRKGQLLLRLVDIEPEAMMNDIFYPLLGHFLGRIAEDKIPVIAGLPAQVNDDQFKALGAAAASSGAVALFHAEGITPEAPTLEQAFQNTAPEKVIPVRPAELVAALRELSTAKADTPLDAIVLGCPHFSFAEFQQLARLIEAQEGRTVHSRVRFIVLTNQLTYSLLQRSNLITLLTGFGVQIVLDTCDFHCPILSPTTKVIMTNSGKQAYYAPGELGVQVALGSMADCVQSAVEGHVVRRETLWKES
- a CDS encoding DUF126 domain-containing protein, with the translated sequence MERIMIGKPVIPGSAKGVAVVSKEPLSLWGGLNAYTGEIIDRRHERSGAIVTGKVFVFPQGRGSSTASAILVESVKAGTAPAAIINLKVDPILALGAIVADELYHKTVPIVVVSAEDFQTIQEGDYLEITLDGTITLRRKDNLTT